Part of the candidate division KSB1 bacterium genome is shown below.
ATCTCAACCGAACTGCCGCCGAGTTCTTTCATTTGTTGATTTGAAATGGTCAGTTCGTTAAAATCCATTCCTTGCGCGTCCGCAATTTTGGCACCAAAAAATATTTTATCAATCTTGGCCCAATGAATGGCGCTGAAACACATGGGGCACGGCTCACAAGTGGAGTAAATTGTGCATTCCGATAAATCGATTGTCTTGAGTTTTTTGCAGGCTTCACGAATGGTGTAAACTTCGGCGTGGGCCGTGATGTCGGTAGTTGCCCAGACCACATTGTGCCCGCAGCAAATGAGCTCATTATTTTTAACAATACACGCTCCAAACGGAGTCTGACCTTTTTGTCCGCCCACCCTGGCCTTGTCAATTGCAAGTTGCATAAATTTTCTATCCATAAGCGCAGCTCCCTCAAGAAAATTTCTTTGTCTTAATATGAATATTTGAAATTAATAAATTTGAAATTTAAAACAAGTTCAATAAACGTAGATTTTTTTCGGTTGTTCGGCTATTCGCCTAAAACAGCGCCAGGAATGCATCCATTAAAAGGTAGCCAAATAGCAGAAGCGACGCCACCAATGAAACAATTGTGAACCAGCCGTTCCGAAACTCTTCTCCGACCCAATCGCGCCGGGAGTTCATATATAAAAGTGTTGCTGCCAAAAATGGCATAAACAGCGCTGCAACCACCGAATAAATTAAGATCACCCAGACCGGTTTACCGAGAAGCAAAATCAGCATCGGCGGCACCGCCAACCAGAACAAATAGCCGCGGTACCAAATCGACCGAGTGTTGACAATGGCTTTGTGTTGGTCAGAAGGCAGTCGCTTCACTAAACCGGCAAAATCACAAAAAAGATACGGCACGCCTTGCCAAACGCCGATCATCGATGTGGTGACAGCCCCCCAGAAGCCAATTAAGAA
Proteins encoded:
- a CDS encoding nucleoside deaminase, with the protein product MDRKFMQLAIDKARVGGQKGQTPFGACIVKNNELICCGHNVVWATTDITAHAEVYTIREACKKLKTIDLSECTIYSTCEPCPMCFSAIHWAKIDKIFFGAKIADAQGMDFNELTISNQQMKELGGSSVEIVSDFMKKECQALFQEWDESGNKKVY